Within the Glycine soja cultivar W05 chromosome 3, ASM419377v2, whole genome shotgun sequence genome, the region TGCGAGCGGTTGTTGAGGTAGGAACTACAGGAACAAATCCCCTACCACCAAAAACTGGACGCATAAATGAATTATCAAAATTACGCCATAGTTGATGAACGGTATGTGTTGGAGTTGTTAGTAAGGCACGAATACTGCTTGGACGTTGATTTTCACTGCCATCAAATTCGTTTTCAGAATCTTGGGAGCCTCCAAGAAAGGGCATAGTGATTGATTTGGGGGAATTATTAAATGAACCTATATCTGACATGCTGTTTTTGCGTTTAGGAGGGGGGTTAATAGGCAGCAAAAACCTTATGAGTGGCTTAGTCATCAAACCAAACACCTGACAAGTAGTAATCAAATTGTGTCAGCACCACCTCTAGAGATTTTTCTTGTGAAGCTAATGAGGTATAGCATATTATATATGTGACCTATAACAATTATCAAATGGTTAACCTACGCTAGGAGTAATCATGAACGAAGCAAAAAGCAAAATCTCCTTATTAACAAAACCAtgaaatttcaaacaaatttacaaGAAGCATTCGTCATGCGTCTTACCATTGTGCTGACAAGCACAACAGTAATGGTGCTGGTGATCATGATGGCATTGGTTCGCAGTTCAGTGTGACCGGACAAGGTGAACTGCATTTTACAAAGTGTCATTTTTAGAAACATCAAACCTTAAGATTGTATCCGAGGTTTTAAACAGCCCCCACATGTTGCTCTTACCTGATTGTAGGCAAGTGCCATTGAAACAGCACCTCTCATAAGACCAGCCCACCAAATTATCACCTAAAGTGAGAAAACTTGTCAACATAACCTGACAATCCAAGAAATCCTGAGAGAAAATACTTATTGACAGAAATGTAGCCATACCTGCTCcctgaaacttattttttcactttgCGTCTTTTTAGTGAGGTTGGATAAGAAGGATAGGGGAAAAACAAAGGCTGCTCTTCCAGCAAGCACTAGACCCAATAAAACTGAACTCACAGCAACAGATGTTTTAGGCCTGCAGAAGAAATCGAGTGAGTCACACATTGTTTTTCTACAGTAAGTAAAAGGAGACACATGATTCAACAATCTTTCGTGAGTAAAAAAGGGCAAGgttttaatgattattttcaCTAGTCTGAGAGAATACAAGACTTACCTATCACTAACAAACCTCCACTTTTCAATGTCCAAGGCATCCATACCAACATAAAGGAAGATAAAGGTTTCAAGAACAAATGAGAGAGTTGCAAAAGCATGTCTGTAACAGCAAGTAGTTTAATATATCAAATTAGACAGTGTTACTAccccaaatagatccatatatAGCTTAGCTTGAAGAAATTTGTTTAGAGGATATACTTGGTAGTTATTCTCGAGCTCTCAGTCACATTATGCCAAGTATAATGAGACATAACAATCCCACAGAAGAATACAGTGAGAATGCCACTCAGATACCATAACTGCAGAATATATCAGAACCCGTTAATGATTAATGAATGTACCAcaacaaaaaatagatataGAGCTCAAAAAAGACATACTGTACAGAACATTTCTGAAGTTCTTTAAAACTTACTTCAGCCAGAATGTAGGAAAGGTATGCCATTAGCATCATAAGAGCAACCTCACGATCTGTAGAGTGCCTGCAATGAGTGAGCAATTTGTTGAACATCTAAAAaattatcacaatttttttatggtagattacGAAGACCCCAGTTAATAAGTGATTCCACTGAAGTGAactaagttaatttattttccttacgaaaaaaataatatcataggAACTGCATATATAGAATatagaatataaaacaatagaaTACTATCATAGTAACTGCTGAACGACAATAGCGATGGTGAAAACAATTCTCTCAATATGATACCTGCCAATATACAGCGTTTTAATAATGTAAGCGCTAAGTAGACCAGCCTGCAAGGTGATATAGACATATTAGACCCTATGACGCACAAATGCGATACATATCTGATACGATGttctaaaaatatgtataacatCCAAATTCAGAACATAACTAGTGGACATTACTAAAAATTCAGTAAGAATTATAAACCATTATCATCATGAATCACTTCTTGACATCATACATAAAGAGGACAATTTCCATCAAGGGACAATGCTTTAATGTTTCTATATTATACATGTTTATATGTATCATATGTAGCCATATtagtttctcaatttttttaaggttcTATACTTCACAGTTATGTATCGGTGAAATGTCCAGAAATATCAGTATCAAATACATTAAGTAAATGAAAGTATCAGTACTTTATAGATTATACCAAGACCATATGCATTATCAATGTGAATGCATGTGCTAAGTGATAACTGTTGACTTAGATCTTGCTATCGTGTGTGTGATGTCTACACTTCAGAATTAGAAGGAGCAAGGTAGTTTACCAAGACCCCAAGCAAGGTGCTTGTGGTAAACAGATACAAGAAGTTGCCAAAAAAATGCAAACCAATTCTGTGGTCAATTTTGTTGAGGTCAAAACTTTTGATTGCATTGAAAAGCACCACAGATGTAGCATCATTCACAACACCCTCGCCAAATACAAGACTGTACAGTAAAGGTGTCTCATCCTGGTTTAGCACCTGCAACATCATTTATAAGTTCAGTACTAAGCATTGACACCTTGGTTGCTGCAACGTTGCGGAAAAAGGCACATATTGTTCCAAACCTGCAATGTGCAGACAGAATCTGTTGCAGCAAATATTGCACCAATTgctgaaaaaaattgaaaaattgagTCACAAAACAGATTGACAATTGATAAGTTGCCAAATAGATGAGTTTGAATAATATAATACCTAGATAATCCCCCATATCCAGTGATTTACCAACACCCATTCTCTTAAAAATTTGCGTGACACCTGAAACAATGCTTCAAAAGTTTAAGTAAGATAAGAAATAAgcaatttccattttttttgtgtgcaCAATGCTTAACAAATTAACTATAATCTGAGaaaccattttttttgtctatgttaaattttatgaacaacataaaaaatcCATGTAAAGGAGAAAAGACATACCAAAAGTTATGATGCTACAACTTATTAATGTACCAACAGCTCCAAACAGGGTAATGGTAATGAAGTTAACAAAAAACTGTTTCTTTTTAACCTGAAACCTGCAATAATTATGTAACATCACTTATGTATACCTTGCTCTAAGTACAAAATAACTTTCATTGGGTTGCAACTAATTAGACAATGATAAATACAGCGTCAAACATTTTATCCTCATTATCATTAGACAACTAGTTGGTGCTAAAAACTTTACCCGGCATTAAATATGATAGGTGGCAGAaggtatataaagaaaagatcTTCActgaaaactagaagatgcgaGCTTTTACCGCGACTCAACAACAAAATGACTACCCCAGTGCAAATACCCTGAAAATAgcaattaataaattaactcagccatttatattataatagttTACATACATGAGCAAAGTCACGGTTCGGACGGAGATTATTCATCGCCAAACTGGTGGATATTCACaccaataacataacaaaaaaaaaatgtatatgtatGTAAATACATACCAATTTgtttatagtatttatattaatttataaagggATGATGACTTACTATCAAAAGGGCAGTGATAGACTCATTCAGCCACCGATTCTCCTCAAGAAGATGGCCAATGACAATGCAAGCACAAAGCAGAGCCACGAAAATGTTCATGGACACAACGGAGGCATGATCTGAAGTTAGCATTTCCATTTTTGAAAGCACGTAACTTAATTCACCACCCATTTTGTCACCCTCTATCACAGAACCAGTTTGCAACGAAATTCAGCTTTTCTTTCTTGAGTTATACAACGTGCAATGCCACTTTACAATCCAAGCCCATATTcatatatctatctatctatatatatatatagtttttggaGCTGTACTCATTTCAAGAGCCTCCTTAATTTCAATCTTATAAATTGCAACAACTAATTAAAGTCTCTCTGCAATGAGAACAGGAAAGTAAGATGCATGTAAGGCTAATAACATTAGAAAACACGTAAAGATAATTTTTCTAACCATGAGTTCAGCATTAATTCACGTGACATAATGAACATGCAAACGTTTTACGTGGAAAGAGCAcctaatattaattttgtggtGAAAAGAGAAACCAAAGGAACCAAACTCTCGTTCGAGTTCTTAGCAGATTGCAATGTgaaattttcagtttttcagTTTTAAGCTGCGTGCAATGATTCCAAGGAGGGTGCAAAAGCGAAATGAGGAAGAGAAACAAAGAGAATAATGAATGAGTTGAGAGAATGTTGCAGATATTTGTTTGGTTGCAGCAGAAGAGAAAAACTCGGAGAAAAATAGAAGACAATCGTTGAGAAAAGAAGAGACAAAGGAAAAGCGTGCAATGCGGGGAATCACAAACAGAGCCAGATAAGACAAATCATAATACAAGccgttgatatttatttattggtacCCCTTCAGATTTAAGGCCTTGTTCAATTCCTGTGGTGTGGGAATCTATATACTTTTGAGTTAAATTTATAAGTTTTGCTAAGATCttacttatcatatataataatttcatatGGAGGGCGAGGGCGTGGTTCAACTGAAGTTGGttgttttagtttaattaaatgTTCCAGAGTTTGAGTCTTGATACACAATTATTTGCATTAAGAGAGTTATCCGactcttatttataaaataccTGCTGGTCTATGTTACAAAAACTAGGTTTTATAATAGGTTTTAAGTGTAATTAAATCTTTAACGGATGATCGCATAACTGATTCAAAAGAATGGATTGGAGCTTGTGAAGTTCCACCAGGGATATTCTAAAGCCCCGTGGTTACCAAAAAGGTTATATCATGGAAACCaatttatgtaattatattaatgaaattaaaatagtattttattaagaaaaattaagtgGGCGGTGTGAGGAGTAGTAAAAATAGGTGTAAGTAGGATGAGCTTATATTCTATACTTGAGCCCAAGATTCAAAGGCCTTTGGgactattaaaaaaacaaaaaagaccaGAATGTAGTTTGGCACGACGGCTCCATTCTGTGACTCTGTAAATTGTAGTGTGGCGGAATAGAATCAAACCAAACACGGAATAAATCCATACACTCGGTTGTCTCTAGTGACTGCAAACTTGTGTTGAGTTGAGTCTTGAGCTTATATTCCCGATAGCAGTTCTCTCGAATTGTTTGCTTGCGCGGGGATAAGAAAACAATATCAGGAAATCAAAATGGGCGCACAGAAAAAAAGCGGTGCTAGGGTTTCAGAGGACCCCGACGAACTGGTTCGGGTTCCGTTGCAGGCCGTTCTCTTGGCCGATAGTTTCACCACCAAGTTCAGACCTATCACGCTCGAACGCCCCAAAGTAAACCTTCCTTTACTACAACGCTCTTCAATCTCCCCCCTCCATAACCTGCATTTTCtatttgcttattttttttcGTGGTTTTGAAGGTGCTGCTGCCGCTCGTGAATGTTCCGATGATAAATTACACGCTCACTTGGCTCGAATCCGCTGGCGTCGAAGAGGTTTTCGTTTTCTGCTGTTCTCATTCAAAGCAGGTCATTAGCTACCTCGAGAAATCTGAGTGGCTCTCTCAACCTAATTTTACGGTAACGACTGTAGAGTCGCAGAACTCTGTCAGCGCCGGAGATGCGCTACGTGTAATTTATGAGCGCAATGTGGTATGTCTTTCTTTTCGACTCCGGTTTTAATTTGTGCAGGCACTTGTTTGGATACAATAAAGACACTGCGTTGCAAGGCTTAAATAGTTgatattataattgttattaaacCATGTCTCTTCTTACGCAGAATTGGTTTTCAGAAGGAGTAAATTCCAATCATAAATtgtcatcatatatatatatatatatgataagtttgttgacttttactATAATTACCTTAAAAAATCACTCCAACCATGATTTCTGATTGGTTGagagtgtaaaatattttacactgaATAGAATAGTTAAGAGGTATCTTCTAGTACCTTGTAAAGACCGCTAACTAGCTCGTAGAGTAGAATAGTTATGGTTATTGTAATCTTACAGTTTGGTTCATTTTTATCATAAACAGACTTTAGTCTTTTAAAGCATAATGATCCATTATCACCTCTtttgtcatttaaaattatttttagaattatagCTTTATGATGAAAATTTCTGCATGCGCTGTTTCAGTTAGGTTctttaaaaggaaaattttaGAATCTCACAAATCAGCCGCTGCCAGTCTATAGTAATTACTATTAGGATTtactgcatttttaaaaaatatttttgctatTTTCAAAACATGCTGCTGTTTGTCACTGTCCGAGTAGTGATCCTTAATTGTTGTATACTAACacttttgaattgttttttacGTTGAAGATACATGGAGACTTTGTCCTTATCAGTGGAGATACTGTAAGCAATATGTCGCTTACTCAGGCACTTCTAGAGCAtaaagagaggaagaagaaagataGTAATGCTGTAATGACTATGGTCATTAAACGGTCAAAACCTAATCCAGCTATCCATCAGTCTCGACTTGGTACTGATGAACTTTTCATGGCCATTGATCCTAATACCAAGCAACTTCTGTATTATGAGGATAGGGCAGATCAATCGAAAGGAACACTACATCTTGACAAGTCATTGCTTGCTGATAATCCTTCACTCTCTCTGCATCATGACAAGCAGGTTGAACCGTTATCTTCAGATATTTCTGCTTAACTTTCAATTTAACTTCTtgcaaaaaatgaatttgattgCTGGTACTTATTTGTAAAAAACAGGTATAACTAATTCCTggacaaaattatgaatttaaattcATGCCCATGAAAACTTTTACTGTTTAGGGACAATTAATGAGTTCCAATGATGTTTATCTCACAATTGGGTGCCCAAAAATGATCTATTGATTCTCAATTGAATGTGTTACCcatctaattttaatttcagttaGTTAATGAACTATTTACtgttgttattatttctttGCTAGTTTTTTGTAGAGACATATCTCTGGCTTGAGACAACCTTATCACAAATTTTGAGCTCATTGGGTTATCTTTTCTGCAGGATTGTTACATTGACATCTGCTCACCTGAAGTCCTTAGCCTATTTACAGACAATTTTGACTACCAGCATCTACGGCGTCATTTTGTCAAGGGATTGCTTCTTGATGATGTAATTCTCTTCCTTGTGTTTTGGTAATTGGTACTATGGATTCTGCAATTCTTTCTGAAGTTCTTCCCAAAGTCCTTCTTGGAAGGAAAAACTtatccttttgatttttttatatattcattttacCAAAAGaataaacttaaattttatctCGTATGAACCTTTGACGTTCCTTCAGAGGTGTCATGTTGATGAGCACATATAAAACACTGTTTTTTTGTAGTGATCATGTGTTTGCATGTGTTGGAACTTGAATAATCTCCTACTTCCATACTAGGACATTTTTCCAATAACTTTTGGACATGCATTGGACTTATGAACAACTAACCAGTCTTATAGCTTATGCATTTCCTGTCTTCAAATGTTTTGGTATACAAGCTCATCATCTGTGttgcttttatatttttctattggaCATATTCTTTAAATTATTGCATTATGTATACACCACATCAATGTTGACCATATGTTTCTTTCAGATAATGGGGTACAAAATTTTTGTTCATGAAATCCACTCAGACTATGCTGCAAGGATTGATAATTTCCGAAGCTACGACACTGTCAGCAAGGATATAATTCATCGATGGACATATCCACTGGTGCCAGATGTAATGAATTTTGGCGACACAGCTACTAAACTTGAACGACAAGGAATATACCGTGCTTCGGGTATGGATGAAAATTTTGTAGTGTATATTGGGAATGCTGGTGAATTGTTTAGTATTACATGATAGTATGGTGTGCTCATATACTAGGTCTAGTCTCGATCAATGATTAAGTTTGTCTGTTTGCTTGATATACCACAGTCATTTTCAACAAGCTTAAGctcttgatttatttaattatcaagtaTTTATCATATTACGGCTCTTACTTGTAGGTTGTTAACTATTTTTCAccaattttatctattttaatgCATTTAATGTATTCTATtttgacaaattattttttctcctttcaGAAATATCACAATCACAGTCTGCTGTTATTGGCCCTTTCACTGTCATAGGATCTGGCACCAAAATTGggcataacactaaaattttaaattctgttattggtgaagGATGTAAAATTGGGTCAAATGTTATCATAGAGGGATGCTATATATGGGATAACATCAGCATAGAAGATGGCTGTAAACTCCAGCATGCAATTGTATGTGATGGGGTGATTATAAAGTCAGGGGCTGTTCTGGAACCTGGTGTTATTTTGTCTTTTAAGGTTTGTGTCCTTGTACTATCTATACCATGCTAATAGCCATCATTTCTTCCTTCTTGTTTCTCATTTGTTTTGACTTGCTTCAAAACTGTTCGTGCTTCACCACAATAGTTGTGTTAATAAATTAGAGCATCAAGATCTTTCAAACTAAATACTTTATTTGATGTGCTGAAACTTGGTGTCGCAAGGAGCTTGGTTTCTCTTATGTAAGGTCGTGGGTTCAAGTTTTTTTGAATGAAGAAAATAAGCATACTGGCATGTGGAATTTTTCTCCCATGAGTGGGTCCACCTATCTCAGATTACTCAAGTCCCAAAGTGGCTTTCGGAAACAGAGGGTTCAGACAAAAAGAAAGGGTTGAGAATAATTGAAATCATAGTGttataatattaatcattaCTGGTATCTTAGCTTGTGTAATGCACAGAtaagtgtttatttttatataataaaaatttataataaataaataattttaatatataagttatattgtaaatattcaaattaacaaaatgtatttaaatatataaattatattttggatttgTCATGAATAGTTTAAATTGTGATGcaaagttatttttaactatcggcaatttcttttaaaattgccttttgaaattctattttgatattGTGATAAGAGTAAAtttgctattattttttttgcttatggTGTATAAATATGAATCTAATGatttactttcattttcttgACCGAGTTAGTGTATCTAATAAGTGTTTGAAATTCACTTTGCTTCTTgtctatttaattatttcaattgatCATCCTGAGATGGAAATATAGAGACTGTCTTTTgtcaataatttattatgtatacAGCTTTTGATGCATCCAGGAATTTTTTGCTTTCAGGTCGTAGTTGGGCCTGAGTTTGTTGTTCCTCCATATTCAAATGTATCTCTGTTACAGCAGCCAATTGAGGAAGACAGTGACGAGGAGCTTGAATATGCTGATAGTACTAGTGGTATTGTTTATTCTCCTgttgttaaattaaataattagctTTGCAAAATGTGATACTGATAGCATATGAAATATTGCCTAGAGTTAACAAAATCAGAGAGACAAAAAATTTAGGTTCTTAAGCAAAACTATAACCACTGATAAATTTGTACACTGTAATTCAAATTTGTTGCATTCAATGCTTCAAACAAGTATGTTGACCTTGTTAGCTGTTATATTAAAACTATGGGTTGATTTATTTGATTCCAGTAATCTTGCAATTAAAATTCTTGTGGTGCACTGTAGTGTACTGGaaattgaatataaataaatgtttggacgggaatgtatttttttatgtctGCCTAAAGATTTCTTTCTTGTAAGGCATTGTTTGTatgtgtgtttggataaaactGCTGTTGATCGAGGGGTAAGTCCTTATTGTTTTTCTTGGTTTGATAGGCCAATATATTAAGATAGTAGAATGGCCAAAACCTTTTCTCACTAGATAGGGTTGGTCACATGAATCAACTGACACTATTATGTTTTGTTGAAAACCAAATTAAGATACCATTTACATCTAATTCTATATCCTTTTTAATGATTTCACTTACTTTTATTGGTTTTCATCTATAATTATTGGGAGAAGAGTGTTGTAGAAAGACCACAACTTTATTGTGATGACCAATTAAGGACCTTAtctataattgaaaaaaattaggaCATACATGCTATATGCATTTTGTtcgtattattattttcatctacTGAGTTAGATGATTTTGTCTTTTCATCAgttcattaataaaaatacattttaataaaGTTGGGGTTCTTAATTGGTAAGAATAATAGTTGAATCTCGTAATTTATTTTCCATAAAAAGTTTAGGTCCTGGAGGAATACTAAACTCAATTATTGGGTTGTCCTCCATTTGATCAACTATTCTAATTGTAGCTtctatatttgattaaattataaaaaaaattcttttgctTTATGCTCTCTATTGATTAATAGAATAAATACATATGCTAAACCTTTCAATCACTTTTTTCATGTATACAGTCATAGGCAGCCAAGTGGATAAATCAGATGTAGAGATTGCTTCCAAAGTATTGGAGACACATTTTAGTCCTGCCTCGGAGGTTAGTTCCATAAGGCTTTTAGATTTATGATTTTCAGTTTTTCACCATTATTTCAGTATGTCTTGTTCTTGGTATATCATGAAGATTAAgcttatattcatttttttaaaaataaattactaaattatttaacaaggaccactttgaaaaataattaccactaaattatttttattttgttttcaaaacattATTGCATTTGCAACATTTTTAACGCTAAATTGCAAATTTTCATGGAAACACGTCACTTCAATCTTCACTACTATATTGCCAGCTAGCATCTCTGCAATCTGTCTCTTCCGGTAAACACTGGCTAATATTATTGCCTCAACTCTGTTCATGGTCTCCACTTCCCTGACTGTCATGCCATATTCCGTgtcaataaaaagtaaaattatttagttttctTTTGCTTTGTCACTTGCTTACCAACTTTCATCTCTCTTTTTACACTAcctgcaataaaaaaataagtggctaatattgattat harbors:
- the LOC114407660 gene encoding sodium/hydrogen exchanger 1-like: MGGELSYVLSKMEMLTSDHASVVSMNIFVALLCACIVIGHLLEENRWLNESITALLIGICTGVVILLLSRGKSSHLLVFSEDLFFIYLLPPIIFNAGFQVKKKQFFVNFITITLFGAVGTLISCSIITFGVTQIFKRMGVGKSLDMGDYLAIGAIFAATDSVCTLQVLNQDETPLLYSLVFGEGVVNDATSVVLFNAIKSFDLNKIDHRIGLHFFGNFLYLFTTSTLLGVLAGLLSAYIIKTLYIGRHSTDREVALMMLMAYLSYILAELWYLSGILTVFFCGIVMSHYTWHNVTESSRITTKHAFATLSFVLETFIFLYVGMDALDIEKWRFVSDRPKTSVAVSSVLLGLVLAGRAAFVFPLSFLSNLTKKTQSEKISFREQVIIWWAGLMRGAVSMALAYNQFTLSGHTELRTNAIMITSTITVVLVSTMVFGLMTKPLIRFLLPINPPPKRKNSMSDIGSFNNSPKSITMPFLGGSQDSENEFDGSENQRPSSIRALLTTPTHTVHQLWRNFDNSFMRPVFGGRGFVPVVPTSTTARTINQQWH
- the LOC114407661 gene encoding translation initiation factor eIF-2B subunit epsilon-like; its protein translation is MGAQKKSGARVSEDPDELVRVPLQAVLLADSFTTKFRPITLERPKVLLPLVNVPMINYTLTWLESAGVEEVFVFCCSHSKQVISYLEKSEWLSQPNFTVTTVESQNSVSAGDALRVIYERNVIHGDFVLISGDTVSNMSLTQALLEHKERKKKDSNAVMTMVIKRSKPNPAIHQSRLGTDELFMAIDPNTKQLLYYEDRADQSKGTLHLDKSLLADNPSLSLHHDKQDCYIDICSPEVLSLFTDNFDYQHLRRHFVKGLLLDDIMGYKIFVHEIHSDYAARIDNFRSYDTVSKDIIHRWTYPLVPDVMNFGDTATKLERQGIYRASEISQSQSAVIGPFTVIGSGTKIGHNTKILNSVIGEGCKIGSNVIIEGCYIWDNISIEDGCKLQHAIVCDGVIIKSGAVLEPGVILSFKVVVGPEFVVPPYSNVSLLQQPIEEDSDEELEYADSTSVIGSQVDKSDVEIASKVLETHFSPASELGMGGAGHVWSTCEGSHEEEWRHSVAPIPKDKVMEAIKTMKDDLENDDSFLPPSGELKPNSNYSDDDDHEDSRDDSYYFEKEVEATFLRAVHENIQESHLILEINSLKLSYNKLAADCAGAVFSAMMKYALDTPHSSADVLLQNVQAVFTKWKKALTSYLTDIDEQIEVILKFEEICEESAKEFAPLFTRILHYLYNEDVVEEDAILSWEAELKDADEADKVFVKQAQKLIQWLKEAPEEDDDDEE